TGCGCAGGGCCGCCTGGGGCAGCACGGCGCGGATGGAATCCACCACCCGGCGCGGATCCTGCGCAAAGGGGCGGCCCATGGCCTTGAGCACCGCAGGATGGGCATGCTGCAGGGGCATGTCGAAATACGGCAGCAGCCTGGGGCCGGCCGAGGCAATGAACCCGAGCAGCTCCCTGGTGATACCGGCAGGATACAAATACATCAGCCGCAGCCAGTCCAGCCCGGGCAGCTCCAGCAGCCGGGCGAGCAGATCCGGCAGGCCGTACGCCAGGCCGGCATCCTTGCCGTAGGCGGTGACATCTTGACCCACAATCACCAGCTCGCGCGCGCCTTGCGCCAGCATGGCCCGGGCCTCGTGCACCAGCTCTTCGGGCGAGCGGCTCGACAGCCGGCCGCGGATGGACGGGATGGTGCAGAAGCTGCATCCATGGTTGCAGCCTTCGCTGATCTTCAGATACGCCGTCGGGGCCGTGGAGAGGCGGCGATGCTCGCGCAGCACGGGCGGCGGCGTGGCCGTCCGCCGGGCCAGGGCCTGGGCCACCAGGGCGGGCCAGCGGTCCATCTCCTTCAGATCCAGCCACAGATCCACCTCGGGCAGATCCGGGGCCAGCTGCGCCTGGCCGTAGCGGCCCACCAGACAGCCGGCCACGGCGAAGAGCGGCCGCGGCTCCACCTCGGCAAGCACCTGTGCCGCCTCGATAATGCAGCGCAGGCTTTCCTCCACCGCCGGTTCAATGAACCCGCAGGTGTTGATGCACACCAGATCGGCTGCGGCCATGTCTTCGGTGGCGGTCACGGTCTCGCCCAGCCGGCCGAGCAGGCGTTCGCTGTCCACGCGGTTTTTGGGGCAGCCAAGGCTGGTCATGTGCACCAGCAGCGGGCGGGAAGAGGGATCAACAGTCATGCGCACTCCTTGCCGACCATGCGCCGGCGGCATATGTCGCAAGCCTATAGCCGCATCCCCTGGCAGCCGCAAGCGCCGGTGTCGTGCCGCGCCATCCAGGATCTGGCGCGTTCTGGTTGCGATTTTTTCCGGACGCGATTAGGGATGAGACATGATCCGGACCGCCGCCGGCCACGTGGTGACAGCCGGCGCCGGAACGCAGGGAGTGTTGCATGTCATCTGCTGCGCCGTTCAATCTGGCCCTGGTGGGCCGCCCGGAAGTGCTGGAACGCGCCCTGGCCACACTGATGCGGCCCGACGCCGCCGAGGCCGCCCCCGGGCTGCAGGTGTGCTGCGTACTGCCGGAACCGCCCGGCGAGTCCCCGGCGCTGCCGTCCGGCGTCCAGATCCACGCCACCCTGGCTGCCCTGCTGACAGCCCACCCGGACCTGCACCTGCTGCTGGATCTGCGCGACGATCCCGACGCCTTCGCCGCCCTCAAAACCGCCGTGTCGGCACAGACGCCGCCCCTGGCCGGCAGGCTCTCCGTGGGCGACCGCCACTGCTTTGCCCTGCTGGAAACCCTGCTCGGCGCAGACGTGCTGCGCCGGACCTGGCGGATGGAGCTGCAACAGACGCGTTCCGTGCTTGACGCCCTGTTCGAGCAGTCCGACGACGAAATCCTGCTCCTGGACGCCCGCGGCGCAGTGGTGGACGCCAACCCCCGGGCCTGCGAGCGCCGGGGGTGCACCCGGGACGAGCTGCTGGGACGCCCGTACAACCAGCTGGACGTCCCGCCCTGCACCTGCCAGCAAGAGGAAGGCGCCCCCTGCCCCGTGTCCCAAGCCATGGACACCAACACCATCCAGGAGGCCACCCTGCCCCTGGTGGAACAGGACGGCGGCCTGCGCACCCTGCGGGTGGTGGCCCATCCCATCCTCGGCCCGGACGGCGCCCTGGAAAACCTGCTGGAGATCCGCCGCGACATCACGGAAATGCTGGAGATGCACCGCCGGTTGCAGCAGTCCGAACGGCTGGCGGCCATTGGCGAGCTTTCCACGTACATTGCCCACGAGATCCGCAATCCCCTGTTCGCCATCGCCGGCTTCGCCAACTCCCTCATCCGCTCCAGCTCCCTGGATGACGACGCCCGAGAAAAGGCGGGCATCATCCTGGATGAATCCCGCCGGCTGGACGCCATCCTCAAAAGCACCCTCAACTTTGCCAGGCCCCTGCAATCGGCAGACGTCTCGCCCACTGCGCTGGACTGCAACCAGCTGGTGCAAGACACCGCCGAACTGTTCGCCCTCAAATGCCACGAACAAGGCATTGCCCTGCAGCTGGCCCTGGCGCCTTCCCTGCCCCTGATCCGGGTGGATGGCGAACTGGTGAAGCAGTGCGTCATCAACTGCATCAAGAACTCCATGGAAGCCCTGGAACAGCAGGGCACGGCCGGCACCATCGTCCTGCGCACCGCCTTTTCCCCGCCGTTCGTGAGCATTGCCGTGGAAGACGACGGTCCCGGCATTCCCGAAGACATCCGCCCCCGCATTTTCAACCCCTTCTTCAGCACCAAGAACCAGGGGTCCGGGCTTGGGCTGGCCATGACCAAAAAGATCATCGAAGAAATGGGGGGCGAAGTGCACCTCGTCAGCCAGGAAGGCCAGGGCGCCACCATCACGCTCATCCTGCCCGCGCTGCCTGCCGGCAATGCCAGGCCCGGCGGCGGGCTTCGGGGTTCTTCCCCAGGGCGCGAGCTTTAGAATCTCTCTTGAATGAATCTATACAATTTGGTACAAGAAAGCGCTCTCCGGCATCCTTCCGGGTGCCGTCGCTGCAACTCCTGCAATGCGTTGCCTGTCGTCCATGTGAATCAAGGGTCCTTTCATGCCGCACACGCTTGTTCTCGCCACGCGCAACCCTGGAAAACTCGCCGAATTGCAGTCCTTGCTGTCCGCCCTGGACGTGCCGGTCACAGTCCTTGGCCTGGATGCCTTTGCGGACATGCCTGACGTAGAGGAAACCGGCGACACCTTTTCGGACAACGCCCTGCTCAAGGCGCGCGCCGTAGCCGCCCACACGGGCCTGCCGGCCATCGCCGACGATTCCGGCCTGGTGGTGGATGCCCTGCAGGGAGCGCCGGGCGTGCGCTCTGCCCGGTATGGCGAGCCGTTCCCCGTCGATGCCACCGGGGCGCAAAAGGATCTCCTGAATACCCAGAAACTGCTGCACGCCCTGACCGACGTGCCGGATCTGTCCCGCTCGGCCCGGTTTGTCACCGTGGTGGCCCTGGCCAGCCCGGACGGCGCTGCCGTCACTGCCCAGGGCAGCTGGCAGGGCCGCATCCTCCACGAGCCGCGCGGCTGCAACGGTTTTGGCTATGATCCTGTTTTTTTTGATGAAGACGCCGGTTGCACCGCGGCCGAGCTCAGCCCTCAGGAAAAGAACGCCCGCAGCCATCGCGGGCAGGCCCTGCGCCACCTTGCGGCGCTTCTTCCCGCCTTTTTGGCGGAGCATGCAGACAACTCTACCCTTACGAGGTGACACGGCATGTGCGGCATCATCGGTTACAGCGGCCATCGTGTGGCCGTGCCCCTGATCATGGAAGGCCTGCGGCGGTTGGAATATCGCGGCTATGATTCGGCCGGCGTGGCCTACATCATGGATGACCGCCTGCACGTGGTCCGCGCGCCGGGCAAGCTCATCGAGCTGGATACCAAACTGGCCTCCATGAACGTGGGCGGCGCGGTTTCCGGCATCGGGCACACCCGCTGGGCCACCCACGGCCTGCCCAACGAAAAGAACGCCCACCCGCATCGCGACGCCGCCGGGCATCTGGCCCTGGCCCACAATGGCATCGTGGAGAACTTCCAGACCCTGCGCTGCATGCTGCAGGGCGAAGGCGCGTCTTTCGTCTCGGATACGGACACCGAATCCCTGGCCCACCTGCTGGCCAAGGGCCTGCAGGAACAC
This sequence is a window from Megalodesulfovibrio gigas DSM 1382 = ATCC 19364. Protein-coding genes within it:
- the rdgB gene encoding RdgB/HAM1 family non-canonical purine NTP pyrophosphatase, whose amino-acid sequence is MPHTLVLATRNPGKLAELQSLLSALDVPVTVLGLDAFADMPDVEETGDTFSDNALLKARAVAAHTGLPAIADDSGLVVDALQGAPGVRSARYGEPFPVDATGAQKDLLNTQKLLHALTDVPDLSRSARFVTVVALASPDGAAVTAQGSWQGRILHEPRGCNGFGYDPVFFDEDAGCTAAELSPQEKNARSHRGQALRHLAALLPAFLAEHADNSTLTR
- a CDS encoding two-component system sensor histidine kinase NtrB, whose product is MSSAAPFNLALVGRPEVLERALATLMRPDAAEAAPGLQVCCVLPEPPGESPALPSGVQIHATLAALLTAHPDLHLLLDLRDDPDAFAALKTAVSAQTPPLAGRLSVGDRHCFALLETLLGADVLRRTWRMELQQTRSVLDALFEQSDDEILLLDARGAVVDANPRACERRGCTRDELLGRPYNQLDVPPCTCQQEEGAPCPVSQAMDTNTIQEATLPLVEQDGGLRTLRVVAHPILGPDGALENLLEIRRDITEMLEMHRRLQQSERLAAIGELSTYIAHEIRNPLFAIAGFANSLIRSSSLDDDAREKAGIILDESRRLDAILKSTLNFARPLQSADVSPTALDCNQLVQDTAELFALKCHEQGIALQLALAPSLPLIRVDGELVKQCVINCIKNSMEALEQQGTAGTIVLRTAFSPPFVSIAVEDDGPGIPEDIRPRIFNPFFSTKNQGSGLGLAMTKKIIEEMGGEVHLVSQEGQGATITLILPALPAGNARPGGGLRGSSPGREL
- the rimO gene encoding 30S ribosomal protein S12 methylthiotransferase RimO, which codes for MTVDPSSRPLLVHMTSLGCPKNRVDSERLLGRLGETVTATEDMAAADLVCINTCGFIEPAVEESLRCIIEAAQVLAEVEPRPLFAVAGCLVGRYGQAQLAPDLPEVDLWLDLKEMDRWPALVAQALARRTATPPPVLREHRRLSTAPTAYLKISEGCNHGCSFCTIPSIRGRLSSRSPEELVHEARAMLAQGARELVIVGQDVTAYGKDAGLAYGLPDLLARLLELPGLDWLRLMYLYPAGITRELLGFIASAGPRLLPYFDMPLQHAHPAVLKAMGRPFAQDPRRVVDSIRAVLPQAALRTSLIVGFPGEGEAEFQALQDFVENTRFQHLGVFAYCAEEGTPAAELPGQVPPAEREARREILMARQKEISRELLETHVGEEMDVLVEAVSPEWPGLHLGRVWLQAPEVDGVTYVSGEGVQPGAMVRARIEDAKEYDLVALA